The Desulfuromonas versatilis genome has a segment encoding these proteins:
- a CDS encoding TlpA disulfide reductase family protein → MRKALIAAVVLLLATGAGYLGYAAGQRPQETPTQGVRVGQPALDFALKNMQDEVVTLAQMQGKVVLLNLWATWCPPCLAEMPSMEKLNRVMAGEDFVMLAVNVEADGRETVGEFLKKQPHSFTVLLDTDAEVQARYGVYRFPESFIIDRNGIIVKHVIGARDWAAPDMVSYLQSLVKE, encoded by the coding sequence ATGCGCAAGGCGTTAATCGCGGCGGTGGTACTGCTGCTGGCAACAGGGGCGGGTTATTTGGGGTATGCAGCCGGGCAACGGCCGCAGGAGACGCCCACTCAGGGCGTCAGGGTCGGCCAGCCGGCCCTCGATTTCGCCCTGAAAAACATGCAGGATGAGGTGGTAACCCTGGCGCAGATGCAGGGCAAGGTGGTGTTGTTGAACCTCTGGGCCACCTGGTGCCCCCCTTGCCTGGCCGAGATGCCTTCCATGGAAAAACTCAACCGGGTGATGGCGGGAGAGGATTTCGTCATGCTGGCGGTCAACGTCGAGGCCGACGGCCGGGAAACGGTCGGCGAATTCCTGAAAAAACAGCCCCATTCCTTCACCGTGCTGCTGGACACCGATGCCGAAGTCCAGGCCCGCTACGGCGTGTACCGCTTCCCCGAATCCTTCATCATCGATCGCAACGGCATCATCGTCAAGCACGTCATCGGCGCTCGCGACTGGGCAGCCCCTGACATGGTCAGCTATCTGCAGTCGCTGGTGAAGGAGTAG
- a CDS encoding metallopeptidase family protein, protein MNRQNFERLVQRALQSIPVDFLERVENLSIQVEDWPDPQTLEEVGFDDPRDLLGYYRGWPLDERGHEYGQCLPDVITIYQMAVENYVEETGDPLLKVIRETLIHELAHYFGFSEDEMDEIERLWAGDEGDFSPEGQDAS, encoded by the coding sequence TTGAATCGGCAGAATTTCGAAAGATTGGTGCAGCGGGCCCTCCAGTCGATACCGGTCGATTTTCTCGAGCGGGTCGAGAACCTGAGCATACAGGTCGAGGACTGGCCCGATCCGCAGACCCTCGAGGAGGTCGGCTTCGACGACCCCCGGGACCTGCTCGGCTACTACCGCGGCTGGCCGCTGGACGAGCGTGGCCACGAGTACGGCCAGTGCCTCCCCGATGTCATCACCATCTACCAGATGGCGGTGGAAAATTACGTCGAAGAAACCGGCGACCCCCTGCTCAAGGTGATCCGGGAAACCCTCATCCACGAATTGGCCCACTACTTCGGTTTCAGCGAGGACGAGATGGATGAGATCGAACGGCTGTGGGCCGGGGACGAAGGTGATTTTAGCCCCGAAGGTCAGGACGCTTCTTGA
- a CDS encoding PaaI family thioesterase → MSRLLVDRETLRDPEQRQFELEGWLDTAPFEQLLGLTIEKAEGGEAVLSVPFTVKLAQGAGLMHGGALTSLADTAVAMAIKSLLPEGTHFATTEIGLTFLAPVLEGRVTARARVSGPKGRTFHGEALLSDEQGRAVASFCAVFRVARGQGYED, encoded by the coding sequence ATGTCCAGGCTGTTGGTTGACAGGGAAACCCTTCGTGATCCGGAGCAACGGCAGTTCGAGCTGGAGGGCTGGCTGGACACCGCCCCCTTCGAGCAGCTGCTCGGGCTGACCATCGAGAAGGCCGAAGGGGGCGAAGCGGTGCTCTCTGTCCCCTTTACGGTCAAGCTGGCCCAGGGGGCGGGGTTGATGCACGGCGGCGCCCTGACCTCGCTGGCCGACACGGCGGTGGCCATGGCCATCAAGTCGCTGCTCCCCGAGGGGACCCACTTTGCCACTACCGAGATCGGGCTGACCTTCCTGGCGCCGGTCCTGGAAGGCCGGGTGACCGCCCGGGCCAGGGTGAGCGGCCCGAAGGGACGCACCTTTCATGGCGAGGCGCTGCTGAGTGACGAGCAGGGGAGGGCGGTTGCCTCTTTCTGTGCGGTGTTCCGCGTCGCCCGCGGTCAGGGGTATGAGGATTGA
- a CDS encoding trypsin-like peptidase domain-containing protein: protein MRSEEQTRGIFATLTLLLALLSVVSTAAAFERRSPVVAAVEKAGPAVVNIRTEQIVRRQASPLFGFGDSIFEEFFRGFAPQRTYKTQSIGSGVIIDPRGYILTNSHVIEQASKIYVAVPGHQKEVEATLVGEDERIDLAIIRIAVEGPLPYLPPASSADLMLGETVIAIGNPLGLDHSVTTGIVSSTSRRLPVGGGVVSVFIQTDALINPGNSGGPLLNINGELIGINTAIAQQAQGIGFSVPIDIAKRVLGDLIEHGRIRQAYLGLIPGNIGRALARSRGAGGVLVTEVDAGSPAANAGLQVADVILALDDIAVESPTEFTNLLATYTPDDRIRLSLLRGTDELQSEVRLAAMPEGYGARYAEKVFGFTVGDRDGSVVVDRVLSGSAADRVGIRRGDLVAEMDGERVTGAKQFGELLLKRLGRFPVSFLIVRGNRGYYVDLP from the coding sequence GTGAGGAGTGAGGAGCAAACAAGGGGAATCTTCGCGACGCTGACGCTGCTGTTGGCGCTTTTGAGCGTCGTGTCGACCGCTGCGGCCTTCGAGCGGCGATCTCCCGTCGTCGCGGCGGTGGAGAAGGCCGGACCGGCGGTGGTCAACATCCGCACCGAGCAGATCGTGCGCCGCCAGGCTTCGCCGCTGTTCGGGTTCGGCGACTCGATCTTCGAGGAATTTTTCCGCGGCTTCGCTCCGCAGCGTACCTACAAGACCCAGTCCATCGGCTCGGGGGTCATCATCGACCCGCGCGGCTACATCCTGACCAACTCCCACGTCATCGAGCAAGCCTCGAAGATCTATGTCGCCGTGCCCGGCCACCAAAAGGAGGTCGAGGCGACCCTGGTCGGCGAGGACGAACGCATCGACCTGGCCATTATCCGCATCGCGGTCGAAGGGCCCCTGCCGTATCTGCCCCCGGCCAGCTCGGCCGACCTGATGCTCGGCGAGACGGTGATCGCCATCGGCAACCCGCTGGGGCTCGACCATTCGGTCACCACAGGCATCGTCAGCTCCACCAGCCGGCGCCTGCCGGTGGGGGGCGGGGTGGTTTCGGTGTTCATCCAGACCGACGCGCTGATCAACCCCGGCAATTCGGGGGGGCCGCTGCTCAACATCAACGGCGAACTGATCGGCATCAACACCGCCATCGCCCAGCAGGCTCAGGGGATCGGGTTCTCGGTGCCCATCGACATCGCCAAGCGGGTGCTGGGCGATTTGATCGAACATGGCCGCATCCGCCAGGCCTACCTCGGGTTGATCCCCGGCAATATCGGCAGGGCCCTGGCCCGCTCGCGGGGGGCGGGGGGCGTGCTGGTCACCGAGGTCGACGCCGGTTCGCCGGCTGCCAATGCCGGCCTGCAGGTCGCTGATGTGATTCTGGCGCTGGACGACATCGCCGTCGAATCGCCCACCGAGTTCACCAACCTGCTCGCCACCTACACCCCCGATGACCGGATCCGCCTTTCCCTGCTGCGCGGCACCGATGAGCTGCAGAGCGAGGTGCGGCTGGCCGCCATGCCCGAGGGGTACGGGGCGCGCTACGCAGAGAAGGTTTTCGGTTTCACGGTCGGGGATCGCGACGGCTCGGTGGTGGTCGACCGGGTCCTGTCCGGGTCGGCTGCGGACAGGGTGGGGATCCGCCGCGGCGACCTGGTGGCCGAAATGGACGGCGAGCGGGTGACCGGCGCCAAGCAGTTCGGCGAGCTGCTGCTCAAACGGCTCGGCCGCTTCCCGGTCAGTTTCCTGATCGTCCGCGGCAATAGAGGTTATTATGTGGATCTGCCTTGA
- a CDS encoding sigma-54-dependent transcriptional regulator, producing MERKTVLVIDDDDSLRRVTEFTLHEAGYRVVTAADGEEGLRIFNLETPAVVITDIQMPGLSGYEVLKRIKESRPETLVLVITAFGTVEKAVEAMKLGAYDYLAKPFGRDELCLVVEKAFSFRGLKDENTRLREELDQKADFSHLVGMSDGMQKVFSVVRRVAGTEATVLITGESGTGKELIARAIHTGSERKAGPFVAVNCAAIPRELLESELFGHVKGAFTGAIKDRKGKFELAEGGTLFLDEVGELPLELQPKLLRALQEREIEPVGGAPRKVDVRLVAATNLDIDAAMEEGTFREDLYYRLAVIPVDLPSLRARQGDIPLLVKHFLKKHGGGLEVGISDEALGCLEAYGWPGNVRELENVVERMIILRHGNRIEKEDLPPKITRRASAPENRVLNLPEDGYSLEDLEKEAVREALSRNGWNQTRAAAFLRIPRHTLIYRMEKYRISKE from the coding sequence TTGGAACGCAAGACCGTACTGGTCATCGACGACGACGATTCGCTGCGGCGGGTCACCGAATTCACCCTTCACGAGGCCGGCTACCGGGTGGTGACCGCTGCCGACGGAGAGGAGGGGCTGCGGATTTTCAACCTGGAAACCCCGGCGGTGGTGATTACCGACATCCAGATGCCGGGACTCTCGGGTTACGAGGTTCTCAAGCGTATCAAGGAGAGCAGGCCCGAGACCCTGGTGCTGGTGATCACCGCCTTCGGCACGGTGGAGAAGGCCGTCGAGGCGATGAAACTGGGCGCCTACGACTACCTGGCCAAGCCCTTCGGCCGTGACGAACTCTGCCTGGTGGTGGAAAAGGCCTTTTCCTTCCGCGGGCTCAAGGACGAGAACACCAGGCTCCGTGAGGAGTTGGATCAAAAGGCCGATTTTTCGCACCTGGTCGGGATGTCCGACGGGATGCAGAAGGTATTCTCGGTGGTTAGGCGGGTGGCAGGCACCGAAGCCACCGTACTGATCACCGGCGAGAGCGGCACCGGCAAGGAGTTGATCGCCAGGGCCATCCACACCGGCAGCGAGCGTAAAGCGGGGCCCTTTGTCGCGGTGAACTGCGCCGCCATCCCCCGCGAACTGCTCGAAAGCGAGCTGTTCGGTCACGTCAAGGGGGCGTTCACCGGGGCGATCAAGGACCGCAAGGGGAAATTTGAGCTGGCCGAGGGGGGGACCCTGTTTCTCGACGAAGTCGGCGAGCTGCCGCTGGAGCTGCAGCCGAAGCTGCTGCGCGCCCTGCAGGAGCGGGAGATCGAACCGGTGGGCGGGGCCCCCCGTAAGGTCGATGTGCGCCTGGTGGCCGCCACCAACCTCGATATTGATGCCGCCATGGAGGAGGGGACCTTCCGCGAGGATCTCTACTACCGGCTGGCGGTCATCCCCGTCGACCTCCCCTCGCTGCGGGCCCGCCAGGGGGATATTCCGCTGCTGGTCAAGCATTTTCTGAAAAAACACGGCGGCGGGTTGGAGGTCGGCATTTCCGACGAGGCCCTGGGGTGCCTGGAGGCCTACGGCTGGCCAGGCAACGTCCGCGAGTTGGAGAACGTGGTGGAGCGGATGATCATTCTGCGCCACGGCAACCGGATCGAAAAGGAAGACCTGCCCCCCAAAATCACCCGCCGGGCCTCGGCCCCGGAAAACCGGGTGCTCAACCTCCCCGAGGATGGTTATTCCCTGGAGGATCTCGAGAAGGAGGCGGTGCGCGAGGCCCTGTCCCGCAATGGCTGGAACCAGACCCGGGCCGCGGCCTTTCTGCGCATTCCCAGGCACACCCTGATTTACCGGATGGAGAAGTATAGGATCAGTAAGGAGTGA
- a CDS encoding two-component system sensor histidine kinase NtrB, translating into MRRQDWIRLTILLGMILGITALHYLTATQEVFFHDIYRRLYYIPIVLGGLWFNLRGGIAAAIGISVLYAPHVVFQWGHHPTTDVEQYLEILLYNIIGFLTGFLSQRELTQKLRYQRTAQHLEESYGKLREQADLILEIEEQLRRADRLSALGELSAGMAHEIRNPLGSIRGTAEILRDGIDPADKRYEFSQILIKEVDRLNRVVQEFLEFARPASPERGVVSVNEALREVLTLTAQQALKAAVEVHFEAEEIPRLAGNQEQLKQAFLNLVLNALQAMPGGGVLSVRTHCEAKLATIEFTDTGQGIPAENLQRIFNPFFTTRRDGTGLGLAITHRIIQGHGGRIQAQSRLGEGTRFLIHIPID; encoded by the coding sequence ATGCGCAGACAAGACTGGATTCGGCTGACCATCCTGCTGGGAATGATTCTCGGCATCACGGCCCTGCATTACCTGACCGCGACCCAGGAGGTCTTCTTTCACGATATCTACCGGCGGCTCTACTATATTCCCATCGTCCTCGGCGGGCTCTGGTTCAACCTGCGCGGCGGGATCGCCGCAGCGATCGGGATTTCCGTGCTCTACGCCCCCCACGTGGTGTTCCAGTGGGGCCACCATCCGACCACGGACGTGGAGCAGTACCTGGAGATCCTGCTGTACAACATCATCGGCTTTCTCACCGGTTTTCTGAGCCAGCGCGAACTGACCCAGAAGCTGCGCTACCAGCGGACCGCGCAGCATCTGGAGGAGAGCTACGGCAAGCTGCGCGAGCAGGCCGACCTGATCCTGGAGATCGAGGAGCAGTTGCGCAGGGCCGACCGGCTCTCGGCCCTGGGCGAGCTGTCGGCCGGCATGGCACACGAGATCCGCAACCCCCTGGGGTCGATCCGCGGCACCGCCGAAATTCTCCGCGACGGCATCGATCCTGCGGACAAGCGCTACGAGTTCAGCCAGATCCTGATCAAGGAGGTCGATCGCCTCAACCGGGTGGTGCAGGAGTTTCTCGAATTCGCCCGTCCGGCCTCGCCGGAGCGGGGCGTGGTGTCCGTCAACGAGGCTCTGCGCGAGGTTTTGACCCTGACCGCCCAGCAGGCGCTCAAAGCCGCCGTGGAGGTCCACTTCGAGGCGGAGGAGATCCCCCGTCTGGCCGGCAACCAGGAACAGCTCAAGCAGGCCTTTCTCAACCTGGTGCTCAATGCCCTGCAGGCGATGCCCGGAGGCGGGGTTCTGAGCGTTCGCACCCATTGCGAGGCCAAGTTGGCGACCATCGAATTCACGGATACCGGCCAGGGTATCCCCGCGGAAAACCTGCAGCGGATCTTCAACCCCTTTTTCACCACCCGCAGGGATGGTACCGGCCTGGGTCTGGCCATCACCCACCGCATCATTCAGGGGCACGGCGGGCGCATCCAGGCACAGAGCCGCCTCGGCGAGGGGACCCGGTTTCTCATTCATATTCCCATAGATTGA